A single genomic interval of Balaenoptera musculus isolate JJ_BM4_2016_0621 chromosome 14, mBalMus1.pri.v3, whole genome shotgun sequence harbors:
- the PXN gene encoding paxillin isoform X4 — protein MSSSLGSNLSELDRLLLELNAVQHNPPGFPADEANSSPPLPGALSPHYGIPENNSPLGVKAGPLTKEKPKRNGGRGLEDVRPSVESLLDELESSVPSPVPAITVNQGEMSSPQRVTSSQQQTRISASSATRELDELMASLSDFKTSSSAVALSSPRLLPNSAPSPHHILSPPPPPPPGPSVLLPPPRKPSPRGHGHTLEVLCTEDNVAPSWLDLAGLGEMPDTPNSRSPSTESSLGPLGAESQARVWRDPPNASLVSELSRVPPGHTLPHAGCTGPQEAGEPQVLSANPLCPGEAVAATWEWPWALEALRPEFPRGAMPSFQEVIEPAAMAVDRQAIFPDTWSLTKARGQQKERARPEPGEPESRCPAPVEEEQLGGETPTVGSLVRPAQGPETPRRPEGTTEAAAEARRERPELPQAVVVDTPNTTERISTSGQAGIRSMIRRSRETGHAHPMSREPSPRRRLDPATLSRTPSQERLIAELQGRLGIQPEVEEAEGATGASAEDWLTEGIVITVQPCGRRARGQLVEKVVFPPGSPIPLRRTFSVLPSPPPPSPLLQHRKDASASSSSPRPSPPTSSTLGPSALPRGPLGVQSAGAGPREDGVQGPTPPTPAPHSVRSMGCQTDEDPLFPPMQIQGLEQRADGELCWAAGWPPNGSQSSPEGQDEGGFMAQGKTGSSSPPGGPPKPGSQLDSMLGSLQSDLNKLGVATVAKGVCGACKKPIAGQVVTAMGKTWHPEHFVCTHCQEEIGSRNFFERDGQPYCEKDYHNLFSPRCYYCNGPILDKVVTALDRTWHPEHFFCAQCGAFFGPEGFHEKDGKAYCRKDYFDMFAPKCGGCARAILENYISALNTLWHPECFVCRECFTPFVNGSFFEHDGQPYCEVHYHERRGSLCSGCQKPITGRCITAMAKKFHPEHFVCAFCLKQLNKGTFKEQNDKPYCQNCFVKLFC, from the exons ATGAGCTCCTCCTTGGGCAGCAACCTTTCTGAACTCGACCGCCTGCTGCTGGAGCTGAACGCCGTGCAGCATAACCCCCCAGGCTTCCCTGCAG ATGAGGCCAACTCAAGCCCCCCACTGCCTGGGGCTCTGAGCCCCCACTACGGCATCCCAGAGAATAACAGCCCGCTGGGTGTCAAAGCTGGGCCACTGACCAAAGAGAAGCCCAAGCGGAACGGAGGCCGGGGCCTGGAGGACGTGCGGCCCAGCGTGGAGAGTCTCTTGGATGAGCTGGAGAGCTCTGTGCCCAGCCCCGT CCCCGCCATCACTGTGAACCAGGGCGAGATGAGCAGCCCCCAGCGAGTCACCTCCAGCCAGCAGCAGACACGCATCTCCGCCTCTTCTGCCACCAGGGAGCTGGACGAGCTGATGGCCTCGCTGTCGGATTTTAAG acCAGCTCCTCTGCTGTGGCCTTGAGCTCCCCAAGGCTGCTGCCCAACTCAGCTCCATCCCCACACCACatactttctcctcctcctcctcctcctcctgggccctCTGTATTGCTGCCACCCCCTAGGAAACCCTCCCCTCGAGGCCACGGCCACACCCTGGAGGTCCTCTGCACTGAGGACAATGTGGCCCCCAGCTGGCTTGATTTGGCTGGCCTTGGGGAGATGCCTGACACCCCCAACTCAAGGTCTCCCTCCACGGAGAGTTCTTTGGGGCCACTGGGTGCAGAGAGCCAGGCTCGCGTTTGGAGGGACCCACCAAACGCGAGCCTGGTGAGTGAGCTCTCCAGGGTGCCTCCCGGCCACACTCTACCCCACGCTGGGTGCACAGGTCCCCAGGAGGCTGGGGAACCCCAAGTGCTGTCGGCCAACCCTTTGTGCCCGGGAGAGGCCGTGGCTGCCACATGGGAGTGGCCGTGGGCTCTGGAGGCACTTAGGCCTGAGTTCCCCCGGGGAGCTATGCCCAGCTTCCAGGAAGTAATCGAGCCAGCCGCCATGGCTGTGGACCGTCAGGCTATCTTCCCGGATACCTGGAGTCTCACGAAGGCACGTGGACAGCAGAAGGAGAGGGCAAGGCCAGAGCCAGGGGAGCCAGAGAGCAGATGCCCTGCCCCAGTTGAGGAGGAGCAGTTAGGTGGAGAGACGCCCACGGTGGGCAGCCTGGTCAGGCCAGCCCAGGGGCCCGAGACCCCCAGGAGGCCAGAGGGCACCACCGAAGCCGCTGCAGAGGCCAGGAGGGAACGGCCAGAACTTCCACAGGCTGTGGTCGTGGACACACCCAACACCACGGAGAGGATTTCCACCTCTGGCCAGGCAGGC ATCCGCTCCATGATCAGGAGGAGCCGGGAGACCGGCCACGCTCACCCCATGTCCCGGGAGCCCTCCCCTCGTCGCCGGCTGGACCCCGCCACCCTGAGCAGGACCCCGTCCCAGGAGCGGCTCATCGCGGAGCTGCAGGGTCGGCTGGGCATCCAGCCGGAGGTGGAGGAGGCCGAGGGGGCCACGGGGGCCTCTGCCGAGGACTGGCTGACCGAGGGCATCGTCATCACTGTGCAGCCGTGTGGGAGGCGGGCTAGGGGGCAGCTGGTAGAGAAG gTTGTCTTCCCTCCTGGCTCTCCCATTCCCCTGAGAAGAACCTTCTCTGttctgccttctcctcctcctcccagccctttgCTCCAGCATCGCAAAGACGCCTCGGCCAGCAGCTCTTCTCCCCGGCCCAGCCCGCCCACCTCCTCCACCCTGGGGCCCTCGGCTCTTCCTCGAGGTCCCCTCGGGGTCCAGAGTGCTGGGGCGGGGCCACGGGAAGACGGTGTGCAGGGCCCCACCCCGCCCACTCCTGCGCCCCACTCTGTGAGGTCCATGGGCTGCCAGACCGACGAGGACCCACTCTTCCCCCCGATGCAG ATCCAGGGCCTGGAACAAAGAGCGGACGGAGAGCTGTGCTGGGCGGCCGGCTGGCCTCCGAACGGCAGCCAGAGCAGCCCTGAAGGGCAGGACGAGGGAGGG TTCATGGCCCAGGGGAAGACAGGGAGCAGCTCTCCCCCGGGAGGGCCCCCAAAGCCTGGGAGCCAGCTTGACAGCATGCTGGGGAGCCTGCAGTCTGACCTGAACAAACTGGGGGTCGCCACGGTCGCCAAGGGGGTCTGCGGGGCCTGCAAGAAACCCATCGCGGGGCAG GTCGTGACCGCCATGGGGAAGACGTGGCACCCAGAGCACTTCGTCTGCACCCACTGCCAGGAGGAGATCGGATCCCGGAACTTCTTTGAGCGGGATGGACAGCCCTACTGTGAAAAGGACTATCACAACCTCTTCTCTCCGCGCTGCTACTACTGCAACGGGCCCATCCTGGAT AAAGTGGTGACAGCCCTTGACCGGACGTGGCACCCCGAGCACTTCTTCTGTGCCCAGTGTGGAGCCTTCTTTGGGCCTGAAG GGTTCCACGAGAAAGACGGCAAGGCCTACTGCCGGAAGGATTACTTTGACATGTTCGCCCCCAAGTGTGGCGGCTGCGCCCGAGCCATCCTGGAGAACTACATCTCGGCCCTCAACACCCTGTGGCATCCTGAGTGCTTTGTGTGTCGG GAATGCTTCACACCATTTGTCAATGGCAGCTTCTTCGAGCACGACGGGCAGCCCTACTGTGAGGTGCACTACCACGAGCGGCGGGGCTCGCTGTGCTCCGGCTGCCAGAAGCCCATCACCGGCCGCTGCATCACTGCCATGGCCAAGAAGTTCCACCCGGAGCACTTTGTCTGTGCCTTCTGCCTCAAGCAGCTCAACAAGGGCACCTTCAAGGAGCAGAACGACAAGCCTTACTGTCAGAACTGCTTCGTCAAGCTCTTCTGCTAG
- the PXN gene encoding paxillin isoform X8, with the protein MDDLDALLADLESTTSHISKRPVFLSEETPYSYPTGNHTYQEIAVPPPVPPPPSSEALNGTVLDPLDQWQPSTSRFIHQQPPSPSPVYGSSAKTSSAPNPQDGIGLPCPRAGEEEHVYSFPNKQKSAEPSPTVMSSSLGSNLSELDRLLLELNAVQHNPPGFPADEANSSPPLPGALSPHYGIPENNSPLGVKAGPLTKEKPKRNGGRGLEDVRPSVESLLDELESSVPSPVPAITVNQGEMSSPQRVTSSQQQTRISASSATRELDELMASLSDFKFMAQGKTGSSSPPGGPPKPGSQLDSMLGSLQSDLNKLGVATVAKGVCGACKKPIAGQVVTAMGKTWHPEHFVCTHCQEEIGSRNFFERDGQPYCEKDYHNLFSPRCYYCNGPILDKVVTALDRTWHPEHFFCAQCGAFFGPEGFHEKDGKAYCRKDYFDMFAPKCGGCARAILENYISALNTLWHPECFVCRECFTPFVNGSFFEHDGQPYCEVHYHERRGSLCSGCQKPITGRCITAMAKKFHPEHFVCAFCLKQLNKGTFKEQNDKPYCQNCFVKLFC; encoded by the exons ACGCCCTGCTGGCAGACTTGGAGTCCACGACCTCCCACATCTCCAAACGGCCTGTGTTCTTGTCTGAGGAGACCCCCTACTCGTACCCAACAGGAAACCACACATACCAGGAGATTGCCGTGCCACCCCCTGTCCCTCCACCCCCGTCCAGCGAGGCCCTCAATGGCACGGTCCTTGACCCCTTAGACCAGTGGCAGCCCAGCACCTCCCGATTCATCCACCAGCAG CCTCCATCCCCGTCCCCCGTGTACGGCTCCAGTGCTAAAACTTCCAgtgcccccaacccccaggacGGCATCGGCCTTCCGTGTCCCCGAGCCGGCGAGGAAGAGCACGTGTACAG CTTCCCCAACAAGCAGAAGTCGGCTGAGCCTTCACCCACCGTCATGAGCTCCTCCTTGGGCAGCAACCTTTCTGAACTCGACCGCCTGCTGCTGGAGCTGAACGCCGTGCAGCATAACCCCCCAGGCTTCCCTGCAG ATGAGGCCAACTCAAGCCCCCCACTGCCTGGGGCTCTGAGCCCCCACTACGGCATCCCAGAGAATAACAGCCCGCTGGGTGTCAAAGCTGGGCCACTGACCAAAGAGAAGCCCAAGCGGAACGGAGGCCGGGGCCTGGAGGACGTGCGGCCCAGCGTGGAGAGTCTCTTGGATGAGCTGGAGAGCTCTGTGCCCAGCCCCGT CCCCGCCATCACTGTGAACCAGGGCGAGATGAGCAGCCCCCAGCGAGTCACCTCCAGCCAGCAGCAGACACGCATCTCCGCCTCTTCTGCCACCAGGGAGCTGGACGAGCTGATGGCCTCGCTGTCGGATTTTAAG TTCATGGCCCAGGGGAAGACAGGGAGCAGCTCTCCCCCGGGAGGGCCCCCAAAGCCTGGGAGCCAGCTTGACAGCATGCTGGGGAGCCTGCAGTCTGACCTGAACAAACTGGGGGTCGCCACGGTCGCCAAGGGGGTCTGCGGGGCCTGCAAGAAACCCATCGCGGGGCAG GTCGTGACCGCCATGGGGAAGACGTGGCACCCAGAGCACTTCGTCTGCACCCACTGCCAGGAGGAGATCGGATCCCGGAACTTCTTTGAGCGGGATGGACAGCCCTACTGTGAAAAGGACTATCACAACCTCTTCTCTCCGCGCTGCTACTACTGCAACGGGCCCATCCTGGAT AAAGTGGTGACAGCCCTTGACCGGACGTGGCACCCCGAGCACTTCTTCTGTGCCCAGTGTGGAGCCTTCTTTGGGCCTGAAG GGTTCCACGAGAAAGACGGCAAGGCCTACTGCCGGAAGGATTACTTTGACATGTTCGCCCCCAAGTGTGGCGGCTGCGCCCGAGCCATCCTGGAGAACTACATCTCGGCCCTCAACACCCTGTGGCATCCTGAGTGCTTTGTGTGTCGG GAATGCTTCACACCATTTGTCAATGGCAGCTTCTTCGAGCACGACGGGCAGCCCTACTGTGAGGTGCACTACCACGAGCGGCGGGGCTCGCTGTGCTCCGGCTGCCAGAAGCCCATCACCGGCCGCTGCATCACTGCCATGGCCAAGAAGTTCCACCCGGAGCACTTTGTCTGTGCCTTCTGCCTCAAGCAGCTCAACAAGGGCACCTTCAAGGAGCAGAACGACAAGCCTTACTGTCAGAACTGCTTCGTCAAGCTCTTCTGCTAG
- the PXN gene encoding paxillin isoform X7: protein MDDLDALLADLESTTSHISKRPVFLSEETPYSYPTGNHTYQEIAVPPPVPPPPSSEALNGTVLDPLDQWQPSTSRFIHQQPPSPSPVYGSSAKTSSAPNPQDGIGLPCPRAGEEEHVYSFPNKQKSAEPSPTVMSSSLGSNLSELDRLLLELNAVQHNPPGFPADEANSSPPLPGALSPHYGIPENNSPLGVKAGPLTKEKPKRNGGRGLEDVRPSVESLLDELESSVPSPVPAITVNQGEMSSPQRVTSSQQQTRISASSATRELDELMASLSDFKIQGLEQRADGELCWAAGWPPNGSQSSPEGQDEGGFMAQGKTGSSSPPGGPPKPGSQLDSMLGSLQSDLNKLGVATVAKGVCGACKKPIAGQVVTAMGKTWHPEHFVCTHCQEEIGSRNFFERDGQPYCEKDYHNLFSPRCYYCNGPILDKVVTALDRTWHPEHFFCAQCGAFFGPEGFHEKDGKAYCRKDYFDMFAPKCGGCARAILENYISALNTLWHPECFVCRECFTPFVNGSFFEHDGQPYCEVHYHERRGSLCSGCQKPITGRCITAMAKKFHPEHFVCAFCLKQLNKGTFKEQNDKPYCQNCFVKLFC, encoded by the exons ACGCCCTGCTGGCAGACTTGGAGTCCACGACCTCCCACATCTCCAAACGGCCTGTGTTCTTGTCTGAGGAGACCCCCTACTCGTACCCAACAGGAAACCACACATACCAGGAGATTGCCGTGCCACCCCCTGTCCCTCCACCCCCGTCCAGCGAGGCCCTCAATGGCACGGTCCTTGACCCCTTAGACCAGTGGCAGCCCAGCACCTCCCGATTCATCCACCAGCAG CCTCCATCCCCGTCCCCCGTGTACGGCTCCAGTGCTAAAACTTCCAgtgcccccaacccccaggacGGCATCGGCCTTCCGTGTCCCCGAGCCGGCGAGGAAGAGCACGTGTACAG CTTCCCCAACAAGCAGAAGTCGGCTGAGCCTTCACCCACCGTCATGAGCTCCTCCTTGGGCAGCAACCTTTCTGAACTCGACCGCCTGCTGCTGGAGCTGAACGCCGTGCAGCATAACCCCCCAGGCTTCCCTGCAG ATGAGGCCAACTCAAGCCCCCCACTGCCTGGGGCTCTGAGCCCCCACTACGGCATCCCAGAGAATAACAGCCCGCTGGGTGTCAAAGCTGGGCCACTGACCAAAGAGAAGCCCAAGCGGAACGGAGGCCGGGGCCTGGAGGACGTGCGGCCCAGCGTGGAGAGTCTCTTGGATGAGCTGGAGAGCTCTGTGCCCAGCCCCGT CCCCGCCATCACTGTGAACCAGGGCGAGATGAGCAGCCCCCAGCGAGTCACCTCCAGCCAGCAGCAGACACGCATCTCCGCCTCTTCTGCCACCAGGGAGCTGGACGAGCTGATGGCCTCGCTGTCGGATTTTAAG ATCCAGGGCCTGGAACAAAGAGCGGACGGAGAGCTGTGCTGGGCGGCCGGCTGGCCTCCGAACGGCAGCCAGAGCAGCCCTGAAGGGCAGGACGAGGGAGGG TTCATGGCCCAGGGGAAGACAGGGAGCAGCTCTCCCCCGGGAGGGCCCCCAAAGCCTGGGAGCCAGCTTGACAGCATGCTGGGGAGCCTGCAGTCTGACCTGAACAAACTGGGGGTCGCCACGGTCGCCAAGGGGGTCTGCGGGGCCTGCAAGAAACCCATCGCGGGGCAG GTCGTGACCGCCATGGGGAAGACGTGGCACCCAGAGCACTTCGTCTGCACCCACTGCCAGGAGGAGATCGGATCCCGGAACTTCTTTGAGCGGGATGGACAGCCCTACTGTGAAAAGGACTATCACAACCTCTTCTCTCCGCGCTGCTACTACTGCAACGGGCCCATCCTGGAT AAAGTGGTGACAGCCCTTGACCGGACGTGGCACCCCGAGCACTTCTTCTGTGCCCAGTGTGGAGCCTTCTTTGGGCCTGAAG GGTTCCACGAGAAAGACGGCAAGGCCTACTGCCGGAAGGATTACTTTGACATGTTCGCCCCCAAGTGTGGCGGCTGCGCCCGAGCCATCCTGGAGAACTACATCTCGGCCCTCAACACCCTGTGGCATCCTGAGTGCTTTGTGTGTCGG GAATGCTTCACACCATTTGTCAATGGCAGCTTCTTCGAGCACGACGGGCAGCCCTACTGTGAGGTGCACTACCACGAGCGGCGGGGCTCGCTGTGCTCCGGCTGCCAGAAGCCCATCACCGGCCGCTGCATCACTGCCATGGCCAAGAAGTTCCACCCGGAGCACTTTGTCTGTGCCTTCTGCCTCAAGCAGCTCAACAAGGGCACCTTCAAGGAGCAGAACGACAAGCCTTACTGTCAGAACTGCTTCGTCAAGCTCTTCTGCTAG
- the PXN gene encoding paxillin isoform X6, whose translation MDDLDALLADLESTTSHISKRPVFLSEETPYSYPTGNHTYQEIAVPPPVPPPPSSEALNGTVLDPLDQWQPSTSRFIHQQPPSPSPVYGSSAKTSSAPNPQDGIGLPCPRAGEEEHVYSFPNKQKSAEPSPTVMSSSLGSNLSELDRLLLELNAVQHNPPGFPADEANSSPPLPGALSPHYGIPENNSPLGVKAGPLTKEKPKRNGGRGLEDVRPSVESLLDELESSVPSPVPAITVNQGEMSSPQRVTSSQQQTRISASSATRELDELMASLSDFKVVFPPGSPIPLRRTFSVLPSPPPPSPLLQHRKDASASSSSPRPSPPTSSTLGPSALPRGPLGVQSAGAGPREDGVQGPTPPTPAPHSVRSMGCQTDEDPLFPPMQIQGLEQRADGELCWAAGWPPNGSQSSPEGQDEGGFMAQGKTGSSSPPGGPPKPGSQLDSMLGSLQSDLNKLGVATVAKGVCGACKKPIAGQVVTAMGKTWHPEHFVCTHCQEEIGSRNFFERDGQPYCEKDYHNLFSPRCYYCNGPILDKVVTALDRTWHPEHFFCAQCGAFFGPEGFHEKDGKAYCRKDYFDMFAPKCGGCARAILENYISALNTLWHPECFVCRECFTPFVNGSFFEHDGQPYCEVHYHERRGSLCSGCQKPITGRCITAMAKKFHPEHFVCAFCLKQLNKGTFKEQNDKPYCQNCFVKLFC comes from the exons ACGCCCTGCTGGCAGACTTGGAGTCCACGACCTCCCACATCTCCAAACGGCCTGTGTTCTTGTCTGAGGAGACCCCCTACTCGTACCCAACAGGAAACCACACATACCAGGAGATTGCCGTGCCACCCCCTGTCCCTCCACCCCCGTCCAGCGAGGCCCTCAATGGCACGGTCCTTGACCCCTTAGACCAGTGGCAGCCCAGCACCTCCCGATTCATCCACCAGCAG CCTCCATCCCCGTCCCCCGTGTACGGCTCCAGTGCTAAAACTTCCAgtgcccccaacccccaggacGGCATCGGCCTTCCGTGTCCCCGAGCCGGCGAGGAAGAGCACGTGTACAG CTTCCCCAACAAGCAGAAGTCGGCTGAGCCTTCACCCACCGTCATGAGCTCCTCCTTGGGCAGCAACCTTTCTGAACTCGACCGCCTGCTGCTGGAGCTGAACGCCGTGCAGCATAACCCCCCAGGCTTCCCTGCAG ATGAGGCCAACTCAAGCCCCCCACTGCCTGGGGCTCTGAGCCCCCACTACGGCATCCCAGAGAATAACAGCCCGCTGGGTGTCAAAGCTGGGCCACTGACCAAAGAGAAGCCCAAGCGGAACGGAGGCCGGGGCCTGGAGGACGTGCGGCCCAGCGTGGAGAGTCTCTTGGATGAGCTGGAGAGCTCTGTGCCCAGCCCCGT CCCCGCCATCACTGTGAACCAGGGCGAGATGAGCAGCCCCCAGCGAGTCACCTCCAGCCAGCAGCAGACACGCATCTCCGCCTCTTCTGCCACCAGGGAGCTGGACGAGCTGATGGCCTCGCTGTCGGATTTTAAG gTTGTCTTCCCTCCTGGCTCTCCCATTCCCCTGAGAAGAACCTTCTCTGttctgccttctcctcctcctcccagccctttgCTCCAGCATCGCAAAGACGCCTCGGCCAGCAGCTCTTCTCCCCGGCCCAGCCCGCCCACCTCCTCCACCCTGGGGCCCTCGGCTCTTCCTCGAGGTCCCCTCGGGGTCCAGAGTGCTGGGGCGGGGCCACGGGAAGACGGTGTGCAGGGCCCCACCCCGCCCACTCCTGCGCCCCACTCTGTGAGGTCCATGGGCTGCCAGACCGACGAGGACCCACTCTTCCCCCCGATGCAG ATCCAGGGCCTGGAACAAAGAGCGGACGGAGAGCTGTGCTGGGCGGCCGGCTGGCCTCCGAACGGCAGCCAGAGCAGCCCTGAAGGGCAGGACGAGGGAGGG TTCATGGCCCAGGGGAAGACAGGGAGCAGCTCTCCCCCGGGAGGGCCCCCAAAGCCTGGGAGCCAGCTTGACAGCATGCTGGGGAGCCTGCAGTCTGACCTGAACAAACTGGGGGTCGCCACGGTCGCCAAGGGGGTCTGCGGGGCCTGCAAGAAACCCATCGCGGGGCAG GTCGTGACCGCCATGGGGAAGACGTGGCACCCAGAGCACTTCGTCTGCACCCACTGCCAGGAGGAGATCGGATCCCGGAACTTCTTTGAGCGGGATGGACAGCCCTACTGTGAAAAGGACTATCACAACCTCTTCTCTCCGCGCTGCTACTACTGCAACGGGCCCATCCTGGAT AAAGTGGTGACAGCCCTTGACCGGACGTGGCACCCCGAGCACTTCTTCTGTGCCCAGTGTGGAGCCTTCTTTGGGCCTGAAG GGTTCCACGAGAAAGACGGCAAGGCCTACTGCCGGAAGGATTACTTTGACATGTTCGCCCCCAAGTGTGGCGGCTGCGCCCGAGCCATCCTGGAGAACTACATCTCGGCCCTCAACACCCTGTGGCATCCTGAGTGCTTTGTGTGTCGG GAATGCTTCACACCATTTGTCAATGGCAGCTTCTTCGAGCACGACGGGCAGCCCTACTGTGAGGTGCACTACCACGAGCGGCGGGGCTCGCTGTGCTCCGGCTGCCAGAAGCCCATCACCGGCCGCTGCATCACTGCCATGGCCAAGAAGTTCCACCCGGAGCACTTTGTCTGTGCCTTCTGCCTCAAGCAGCTCAACAAGGGCACCTTCAAGGAGCAGAACGACAAGCCTTACTGTCAGAACTGCTTCGTCAAGCTCTTCTGCTAG
- the PXN gene encoding paxillin isoform X5: protein MDDLDALLADLESTTSHISKRPVFLSEETPYSYPTGNHTYQEIAVPPPVPPPPSSEALNGTVLDPLDQWQPSTSRFIHQQPPSPSPVYGSSAKTSSAPNPQDGIGLPCPRAGEEEHVYSFPNKQKSAEPSPTVMSSSLGSNLSELDRLLLELNAVQHNPPGFPADEANSSPPLPGALSPHYGIPENNSPLGVKAGPLTKEKPKRNGGRGLEDVRPSVESLLDELESSVPSPVPAITVNQGEMSSPQRVTSSQQQTRISASSATRELDELMASLSDFKIRSMIRRSRETGHAHPMSREPSPRRRLDPATLSRTPSQERLIAELQGRLGIQPEVEEAEGATGASAEDWLTEGIVITVQPCGRRARGQLVEKVVFPPGSPIPLRRTFSVLPSPPPPSPLLQHRKDASASSSSPRPSPPTSSTLGPSALPRGPLGVQSAGAGPREDGVQGPTPPTPAPHSVRSMGCQTDEDPLFPPMQIQGLEQRADGELCWAAGWPPNGSQSSPEGQDEGGFMAQGKTGSSSPPGGPPKPGSQLDSMLGSLQSDLNKLGVATVAKGVCGACKKPIAGQVVTAMGKTWHPEHFVCTHCQEEIGSRNFFERDGQPYCEKDYHNLFSPRCYYCNGPILDKVVTALDRTWHPEHFFCAQCGAFFGPEGFHEKDGKAYCRKDYFDMFAPKCGGCARAILENYISALNTLWHPECFVCRECFTPFVNGSFFEHDGQPYCEVHYHERRGSLCSGCQKPITGRCITAMAKKFHPEHFVCAFCLKQLNKGTFKEQNDKPYCQNCFVKLFC from the exons ACGCCCTGCTGGCAGACTTGGAGTCCACGACCTCCCACATCTCCAAACGGCCTGTGTTCTTGTCTGAGGAGACCCCCTACTCGTACCCAACAGGAAACCACACATACCAGGAGATTGCCGTGCCACCCCCTGTCCCTCCACCCCCGTCCAGCGAGGCCCTCAATGGCACGGTCCTTGACCCCTTAGACCAGTGGCAGCCCAGCACCTCCCGATTCATCCACCAGCAG CCTCCATCCCCGTCCCCCGTGTACGGCTCCAGTGCTAAAACTTCCAgtgcccccaacccccaggacGGCATCGGCCTTCCGTGTCCCCGAGCCGGCGAGGAAGAGCACGTGTACAG CTTCCCCAACAAGCAGAAGTCGGCTGAGCCTTCACCCACCGTCATGAGCTCCTCCTTGGGCAGCAACCTTTCTGAACTCGACCGCCTGCTGCTGGAGCTGAACGCCGTGCAGCATAACCCCCCAGGCTTCCCTGCAG ATGAGGCCAACTCAAGCCCCCCACTGCCTGGGGCTCTGAGCCCCCACTACGGCATCCCAGAGAATAACAGCCCGCTGGGTGTCAAAGCTGGGCCACTGACCAAAGAGAAGCCCAAGCGGAACGGAGGCCGGGGCCTGGAGGACGTGCGGCCCAGCGTGGAGAGTCTCTTGGATGAGCTGGAGAGCTCTGTGCCCAGCCCCGT CCCCGCCATCACTGTGAACCAGGGCGAGATGAGCAGCCCCCAGCGAGTCACCTCCAGCCAGCAGCAGACACGCATCTCCGCCTCTTCTGCCACCAGGGAGCTGGACGAGCTGATGGCCTCGCTGTCGGATTTTAAG ATCCGCTCCATGATCAGGAGGAGCCGGGAGACCGGCCACGCTCACCCCATGTCCCGGGAGCCCTCCCCTCGTCGCCGGCTGGACCCCGCCACCCTGAGCAGGACCCCGTCCCAGGAGCGGCTCATCGCGGAGCTGCAGGGTCGGCTGGGCATCCAGCCGGAGGTGGAGGAGGCCGAGGGGGCCACGGGGGCCTCTGCCGAGGACTGGCTGACCGAGGGCATCGTCATCACTGTGCAGCCGTGTGGGAGGCGGGCTAGGGGGCAGCTGGTAGAGAAG gTTGTCTTCCCTCCTGGCTCTCCCATTCCCCTGAGAAGAACCTTCTCTGttctgccttctcctcctcctcccagccctttgCTCCAGCATCGCAAAGACGCCTCGGCCAGCAGCTCTTCTCCCCGGCCCAGCCCGCCCACCTCCTCCACCCTGGGGCCCTCGGCTCTTCCTCGAGGTCCCCTCGGGGTCCAGAGTGCTGGGGCGGGGCCACGGGAAGACGGTGTGCAGGGCCCCACCCCGCCCACTCCTGCGCCCCACTCTGTGAGGTCCATGGGCTGCCAGACCGACGAGGACCCACTCTTCCCCCCGATGCAG ATCCAGGGCCTGGAACAAAGAGCGGACGGAGAGCTGTGCTGGGCGGCCGGCTGGCCTCCGAACGGCAGCCAGAGCAGCCCTGAAGGGCAGGACGAGGGAGGG TTCATGGCCCAGGGGAAGACAGGGAGCAGCTCTCCCCCGGGAGGGCCCCCAAAGCCTGGGAGCCAGCTTGACAGCATGCTGGGGAGCCTGCAGTCTGACCTGAACAAACTGGGGGTCGCCACGGTCGCCAAGGGGGTCTGCGGGGCCTGCAAGAAACCCATCGCGGGGCAG GTCGTGACCGCCATGGGGAAGACGTGGCACCCAGAGCACTTCGTCTGCACCCACTGCCAGGAGGAGATCGGATCCCGGAACTTCTTTGAGCGGGATGGACAGCCCTACTGTGAAAAGGACTATCACAACCTCTTCTCTCCGCGCTGCTACTACTGCAACGGGCCCATCCTGGAT AAAGTGGTGACAGCCCTTGACCGGACGTGGCACCCCGAGCACTTCTTCTGTGCCCAGTGTGGAGCCTTCTTTGGGCCTGAAG GGTTCCACGAGAAAGACGGCAAGGCCTACTGCCGGAAGGATTACTTTGACATGTTCGCCCCCAAGTGTGGCGGCTGCGCCCGAGCCATCCTGGAGAACTACATCTCGGCCCTCAACACCCTGTGGCATCCTGAGTGCTTTGTGTGTCGG GAATGCTTCACACCATTTGTCAATGGCAGCTTCTTCGAGCACGACGGGCAGCCCTACTGTGAGGTGCACTACCACGAGCGGCGGGGCTCGCTGTGCTCCGGCTGCCAGAAGCCCATCACCGGCCGCTGCATCACTGCCATGGCCAAGAAGTTCCACCCGGAGCACTTTGTCTGTGCCTTCTGCCTCAAGCAGCTCAACAAGGGCACCTTCAAGGAGCAGAACGACAAGCCTTACTGTCAGAACTGCTTCGTCAAGCTCTTCTGCTAG